GAGTCACTCTGCGACGAAAACAAAAACATTTTTTGGGCATCCGTACCCGCTAAGTTCGTTATTCCTCACCGAAATGTGGGAGCGTTTTTCCTTCTACGGGGTTCGCCCGCTGCTTATTTTGTTTATGAGCGCTGCCCTGCTTCAGGGGGGAATGGGGCTGCCGATCGAGCAGGCTTCAGCGATTGTCGGTATATTCGCCGGCGGCGTATATATCACCTCTTTACCAGGCGGCTGGCTTGCCGATAACTGGCTCGGGCAGCGCCGGGCCGTGTGGTATGGCTCGCTTATTATCGCCCTTGGGCACCTCTCGATTGCCCTGTCGGCATTTGTGGGCAACACCTTCTTCTTTGTCGGCCTGCTGCTGATCGTCCTGGGAACAGGGCTGTTCAAAACCTGTATTACCGTCATGGTTGGCACGCTGTATAAAAAAGAAGATACCCGCCGCGACGGGGGCTTCTCGCTGTTTTATATGGGCATCAATATGGGGTCGTTTATTGCCCCGCTGATTATCGGCCCGCTTCATGAGAAATATGGCTGGCATATGGGCTTTGGCCTCGGTGGTCTGGGCATGCTGATTGCGCTGTTCATCTTCCGCTTTTACGCCATCCCGCAAATGCGCCGCTACGATAAAGAAGTGGGGCTGGACTCGACCTGGAATCGCCCGACAACCGAGCGTAAAAACGTGGGTAAATGGGTGACGCTCGCGATGGCGCTCCTTGCCGGGCTGGTGGTGTTAATCTCGAACGGCACCATTCCGTTCAACCCGACGGTTATCGCCAAAAGCTCCGCATACATCATCTCCACCTGCGTGGGTCTCTATTTCCTGTTTATGTTCTTCTTTGGCGGCTTAACCAGCAGTGAGCGTTCGCGCCTGCTGGCCTGCCTGATCCTGCTGGTTGCGGCGGCATTCTTCTGGTCTGCCTTCGAGCAGAAGCCGACCTCCTTCAACATCTTTGCCCGCGACTACACCGACCGCCAGATGGGCAGTTTTGAAATCCCAACGATTTGGTTCCAGTCGATCAATGCGCTGTTTATTATCCTGCTGGCCCCGGTCTTTAGCTGGTTCTGGCCGTCGCTGGCTAAGCGCAACCTGAACCCGAGCAGCATGACCAAATTCGTTATCGGTATTCTGTTTGCTGCCGCAGGTTTTGCGGTGATGATGGCGGCGGCAAACCAGGTGCTGGCAACGCAGAGCGGCGTTTCTCCGTTCTGGCTGGTGGGCAGCATCCTGCTGCTGACGTTGGGTGAGCTTTGCCTGAGCCCGATTGGTTTAGCGACCATGACGCTGCTGGCGCCGCAGAAAATGCGCGGCCAGGTGATGGGGCTGTGGTTTTGCGCCAGCGCGCTGGGCAACCTGGCAGCCGGTATCATGGGCGGGCATATCAAAAAGGACCAGCTTAGCTCGATGCCGGAGCTGTTCTCCCACGTCTCTATCGCCCTGGTCATCTGCGCCATCGTGCTGGCTGCGCTGATTATCCCGGTGAGAAACATGCTAAGGAATGCTGACGCCAACGAAGCCAAATAACGGCTTTTTAACGTCTGGCCCGGTAACCTTTCGTGGGCTACCGGGCTTTGTTAACACCTGATTTTGCTACTGCCCGTCAGTCGAACGGCTCACCGTTTCCCACGCTTCAATATCGGCCTCCATTTGCTCAAGCTTCTCTCTGAAGGTTTTTAGTACTGGTATTTCTTATCCAGGATCCGACAGGTCGTATAGGCCCCGGCGGCGCACAGCAGCGCGGGGGCAAAATAGCTGTGTTCCATATGGGTGAACTCCATCACCAGCGCCACGGCGGTGACCGGCATCTGCATCGAAGCGGCCAAAAACGCGGCCCCGCCGACCAGCGCAAAGCTGCCCACGTCTCCACCCGGGAAGATAAACTGCCAGACCGCCGCCAGCAGCAGGCTCAGCAGAGCGCCCACCGTTAAACCCGGCGTTAGCAGGCCGCCTTCAGCGCCGGCTCGCAGGACGGCGAGGATCACCAGCATCTTCAGCGCCAGCAGTATTGCGGCGAAGTTGAAGCTCAGGCCGTTGCTGATGGCAAGCTGCATCGGGCCTTTTCCGTTGCCCGGTAGCTGCGGGAACCACAGGCTTAACCCGGCCAGCATCGCAAAGGCCAGAAGGCAAAATACCGGCATCTGCCAGTTGGTTTTTACCTGAGTTCGCACTCGGGTCGTTGCTTTGCGGAACAGCCAGGCCGCATAGCCGAGCAGAGGGCTGGCGACAATGGCCCAGCCGATAAACGCCTGGGGAAGCGCAAAAGAATCGAAGTGATACTGCGACTCATCCCCCAGCCCAAGGGTAGCAACCCAGGCCGCTACCGCAGAGGTAATGATCGCCGCCAGCGCTTTTTCCCAGCTAAATGAAATCAGCAGCACTTCCAGCGTAAACAGCGCTCCGGCGAGGGGAACGTTATACACCGCCGCCAGGCCAGCACCTGCACCACAGGCAATCAGCGTTCTGGTTTCGTCCGGCTGCAGGCTGAATTTCCGGGCCAGAAGCCCGGCCGCCAGCGCGCCCATTTCCCGGGGAGCAACTTCACGTCCCAGCGGTGAGCCTAGCGCGACGGTAATGATTTGCAGCAAAGCATGAAGAGTAGTAGTGCCGGTCGGCATTGGCTCTGCGGGGTTGGCTACGGCGGCGGCAATAGACACTCTTCTCTTGCCATAGCGAGCGAGTAGCCACCAGCCAAACCCTGCGGCGGCGCCGCCGCCAAGTATCGCGGCTACTCTGCGCAGATGCGTGGAGTCCGTCACGCCCTCAAGAAACGTCTCGCTTCCCACCAGCTGGTCGATGCTGTAGCCAAAAGCCAGATGCTGAACAGCATGGAGAATCAGCGCGAGAAGCATTCCTGCAATCCCGGCCAGAATGCCGGTGAGGATGACCGCAGTCAGACGCACAAGATAGGTTTTGGCGTCAGCCTGTTCAGTTTGCTGGGGCATAGCGGGATCCTTAACGCGGGAAAACTGGATGATAAGGGAGAAAAATTAAACATTTAGTATAAATGTAGCATTCATCCCGCCTGAATCATCCTGCTCTTTCCCTGCGCAAATCCCCTGGTTCAGCGAGCTTTCTGGCAAGCGGCTACCAGCATTCCTGCCAGAGCAGCGCCGCTCAACAGGTGGAAGGCCGTTGCCCAGTCGCCCATAGCGGGAGACTGCCCGAGAACAACGGAAAGCACCGCCAGCATCATTGCCCCGGCCATATACTGGCTGGTGGCCATCAGGGCGCTGGCACGACCTTGTAGGGCGAGCGGAGTGGCTGAAAGCCCGACTGCGAACATGGCAGGGAAGATTAAACCGTGGCCGATCCCGCTGAGCGCAATCCCGCCGATAAAGGCCGCGGACAGCGGAGACGGTAATCCGACCGACAGCAGCCAAAGCCCCAGCGCCGAGCAAGCAAATCCGGCAGCTAATACCGTTGCGCTGGCGTAGCGGGCGGTCAGGCGGGTAAATAAAGCATTCCCCGCAACGATTAACAGCGCGAGCGGCGTAAACATCAGGCCAGTGGTGACGGCGTCCTGCTGCAAAGTCTGCTGCCAGAGCAGGGTCATGGCGTAAAACTGGCTGCCGACGCTTGCCATATAACATGCGCTGCTGAGCCAGCCCGTTTGCAGGCCCGGTAGAGCGCGAAGAGTGCGGGCCAGTAACGGCTGAGGCGCATAGCGCTCATGCAGAATAAATAAGATGCCCATGGCAACGGCGAGGCGGTTAGCCAGATAGTCGGCCTGCCCGGTTTCGCCATAGCGCATCAACG
This region of Cedecea lapagei genomic DNA includes:
- a CDS encoding peptide MFS transporter, with product MSHSATKTKTFFGHPYPLSSLFLTEMWERFSFYGVRPLLILFMSAALLQGGMGLPIEQASAIVGIFAGGVYITSLPGGWLADNWLGQRRAVWYGSLIIALGHLSIALSAFVGNTFFFVGLLLIVLGTGLFKTCITVMVGTLYKKEDTRRDGGFSLFYMGINMGSFIAPLIIGPLHEKYGWHMGFGLGGLGMLIALFIFRFYAIPQMRRYDKEVGLDSTWNRPTTERKNVGKWVTLAMALLAGLVVLISNGTIPFNPTVIAKSSAYIISTCVGLYFLFMFFFGGLTSSERSRLLACLILLVAAAFFWSAFEQKPTSFNIFARDYTDRQMGSFEIPTIWFQSINALFIILLAPVFSWFWPSLAKRNLNPSSMTKFVIGILFAAAGFAVMMAAANQVLATQSGVSPFWLVGSILLLTLGELCLSPIGLATMTLLAPQKMRGQVMGLWFCASALGNLAAGIMGGHIKKDQLSSMPELFSHVSIALVICAIVLAALIIPVRNMLRNADANEAK
- a CDS encoding chloride channel protein; this translates as MPQQTEQADAKTYLVRLTAVILTGILAGIAGMLLALILHAVQHLAFGYSIDQLVGSETFLEGVTDSTHLRRVAAILGGGAAAGFGWWLLARYGKRRVSIAAAVANPAEPMPTGTTTLHALLQIITVALGSPLGREVAPREMGALAAGLLARKFSLQPDETRTLIACGAGAGLAAVYNVPLAGALFTLEVLLISFSWEKALAAIITSAVAAWVATLGLGDESQYHFDSFALPQAFIGWAIVASPLLGYAAWLFRKATTRVRTQVKTNWQMPVFCLLAFAMLAGLSLWFPQLPGNGKGPMQLAISNGLSFNFAAILLALKMLVILAVLRAGAEGGLLTPGLTVGALLSLLLAAVWQFIFPGGDVGSFALVGGAAFLAASMQMPVTAVALVMEFTHMEHSYFAPALLCAAGAYTTCRILDKKYQY
- a CDS encoding MFS transporter → MTQTHAIPTLAAGRYSALFAPGIAQALIALDYAIVYVALPTLAQDLGLTLSEMQWVVSLYGLTFAALLLAGGSLCDRLGARRLFSLGMALFLLSSVLGGLAYNGTLLLAARCGQGIAAALLQPAVLALMAQRFHGEAHRRALAIWSAIGALGLVAGVMLGGILAALDWRTIFFINVPPGIIALWLVRRDFLPSCPQGETRRAGAGSLIGCFAAGTLVWALMRYGETGQADYLANRLAVAMGILFILHERYAPQPLLARTLRALPGLQTGWLSSACYMASVGSQFYAMTLLWQQTLQQDAVTTGLMFTPLALLIVAGNALFTRLTARYASATVLAAGFACSALGLWLLSVGLPSPLSAAFIGGIALSGIGHGLIFPAMFAVGLSATPLALQGRASALMATSQYMAGAMMLAVLSVVLGQSPAMGDWATAFHLLSGAALAGMLVAACQKAR